One Coffea eugenioides isolate CCC68of chromosome 2, Ceug_1.0, whole genome shotgun sequence genomic window, GTGACATGCGGCCATGTAGGTCCAAATGCTGCATGATGAGTAGAGATCACCTTTTCATATCCAACTTGATCGTTGATTAGAATGAATAGATGATGCTTGTTGCTTAGAAAGCCAAAGCATGAGTTGCACCAAAAGCAGTTTTAGGTGACCGCTTTGGTACAAATGCTGCATGATGGCTACAGATCACCTTCCaattttttcattcatttggcttGCCAAACTAACTGATTGTCGCTAAGAAGAAGTAGATGACATTTTGTTACTTGGAAAGTTGAAGCATGAGTTGCACCAAAAGCAGTTATAGGTGTATGTAAAACTAATAAGTTGTCCTGAAAATTGCTTAAGATGGGATATCTTAGATTGGAATGGTTGTGTGCATCAAGAATTCAGAATTTTGACTGTAAATGGAGTTAAAACTTTCCAGTACATCGTTCCTAGAGCTTAAGTTAATCAATGTGTGGACTAGTCTATACGCGTGTTTGTACAGCATGTGGTTTAGGATGTTATGTCACTTGGGATGCATGATGTTTACAACAGTTGCTTTCGAATTGTTTATGTGCTTTATCTTGATGTATCAGGCACCCATAGTAGAACCACCTGCTGCAAAGGTCCCAAAGAAGCCAACAGCAAAATCAGGTGagcagaaagaaaagaaagggaaagctGCTGAAGTTGCAAAGGAGGAGCCACTAGATCCTGTAGAAGAAAAACTTCGCCAGCAAAGGTAATGTTTCTAAAATCttacttttattgttttcatAATTTCATAAATAAAGAGAGAGATGTATTTCAAGAATAAGCTTTTAAGGAAATAGAAAATGGGGCTTCAGAGATACAGAATTAGTTGGGTTGACAATGGTCTCCATTGTTGAAGGAGTAAACATGATGAAGTGTATTTTTTGGGCGAGTTCAATCATACTTGATCCTATTTTAGCTCCCTATTTTAGCTCTAGTGGAGTGGTAATGTAAGTGCAGGTTTGACTGCCACATGGAGTCTTTAAGTGGAAAAATTTGCTTTTTATGTTTAAATGGATCTTTTGTCTGAACCATACAGCAGGAGGTATTTAGTCTGGCTGTGGTCGGTCAACTGGAGTCTTACTGTCTGCTTGATTACTTCTAATTTCTTACTAAATGCACAGTAGATTTAGTGATACATGTACTTCAATctgaaaaatatattatatcATTGCAATGGGAgatagtttttatttattttcttgagaCCATTGAAAAACAAATTTGTCTTGAGCTTATAAGCTAATTATGTTTTGTCATTTCTAAGGTCTTGTATACCGAATTGTTTGTTTTTTGAAATTCACAGTTTTGTGCATCCTCTCTTATTAGTTATTCTACTGTCTTGAAATTCACTGGTTggtttctctttttctcctccatgtgatgattgatgaaaatgaaattaatagTAATAACATTGGACATCAAGTCAAGGTAtatgaaattttcttaatctattgACTCATTTAAATTTTTGTCAGGGTAAATAacatttgtgtgtgtgtgtatttttttggaaatattCAAGATGCATATGTTGAAGAAGAAACAACAATGAAGAAAGAGCTAACTTTGTTTAAGTTATGGGTTATACGATAGGTTTTCTCACTGTGGGGCATCAATTAGTATACTTAGTGAGGGACAAATATAATCCTTTAATGAGCCTCTTCTACTGTAGGCGATGCAGATGGATTTACTAGAACCCAAACATCTTTCAATGGACATGAAGGACTTCTAAAATTAAGATTGTAGCATTCAAAGAAGTTAGAATAAAATGTATGTAAAATTATACATTATATGGTGTCAGCATGCTTGCTTTTGTTATGCTAGCTGAATCTTGCTTCCCCTGGATTTTAGCAGTGGAGAAAAATTCTGCTTTAGAGATGAACTTTTGAGCAGTAATTTTGTGTATGTTGCCCTATACCCTAAAGCATCCTTTTCCTGTGCCACTCTTTTCTTGAGAAAGGATATGCATTTCCTTCTTTGCAAATGGAGCCTGATGAAACCAAAAGAATTATCCCATCAGGATGGAATCTCAATATCTCATAAAGAAGCCATCATGGAGCAGTACACATGTATGGAACATAATTTGTGAATATTGTGACTTGCACATGCTCACAGTAACCTAATGAAGCATCATTCCGTCTCTTGTGCTTACTTGATCACTGGCCACTGAGTATTATGTTTTCAGTGTCTGTTCATTGGGTTTAAGTATTTCTATTGCAGGCTAGTAGAAGAAGCTGATTATAAGTCCACGACTGAGTTATTTGGTAAGAGAGGTGATGAGAAGACCCTGGACAatttcattcccaaatcagaaGGTGACTTTGCAGAATATGCAGAACTCATTTCCCACAAGCTGCGTCCTTATGAGGTCTGTTGAATTTGCTCTGGTTATGATTTCACCTTATTGTACGATTTGCTGACTCCTGATTCTGTGTTGCAACCAAATTGGGTTGATTGCAGAAAAGCTACCATTATATTGGTTTGCTCAAAGCTGTAATGAGATTATCAATGACTTCACTGAAAGGGGCGGATGCCAAGGATGTAGCCTCTTCAGTCACTGCAATTGCAAATGAAAAGATAAAAGCCGAAAAAGAAGCAAATGCTGGGAAGAAGAAGACAGGAGGTATGTTGGTCATTATCTTCTGGTTTGTTGTAAAGTAAATTGGTTTTAAACTAGTGGTGGGTTGTGAGAGACTTTTTCTCATCCGCAGGTGCAAAGAAGAAACAGTTGCATGTTGATAAAGATGAAGATGTCGCGGTTGTTGATGCATATGATGGCTTTGATGATTATGATTTCATGTGAGCAAACTTTTGGCGGACCATGTTTAGATAGGCCGATTGTTGTCAACTTTTTGAGTGTTTCACACATAGAATTTTAGGATCTTGCATATACAAAGTGGAGGAGGATGATCCTGCGGCCTGTTTTCTCTCCGAATTGAGGAGACTGATTGAGTGCCATATTGTTGTCTTTTGAATAAAaagtttttaaataattttgatCAGTTTATCTTCTTTGTCCTACTGCTTGCTTACTGGATCGAAGGATTGTTTGCGGAAGCTCGAGGAAGTATTTATATGTTGTTACAGTAGTAAATATAATTGTGAAGTCAACTGTTAAGCATATGTTTCTGCAGTTGTTGCTTTACCTATGATTTACGTCTTTTCCTCACTGGATCTGTATTTTGCATTAGCCTTGAGCTACATACAAAATGTTTGACTTCAATGGGTGCAAACGTTATCAATGTTTAAGCAAGTACTGGGTGTTAATGTGTTTGTAGTTTTTCGTATGAACTATGATGAATTTGCatgggggtgtttttgaaaaattagttttttaaatataataaattttttttaaaaaagtactttaaaaGATAATCTAacaattagtttaaatttttttaaaatttttaaaatatctcaaaatatattctagaaattcttttaattttaaatatctcaaaatataatttaaaaattctgttacagtaaaattttttaaaaatattctcaaaaacagctaatccaaatggATGGTTTTTAGCTTATAGGACTTATGTGCAGCTACGACTACGCACCCCAGCTACAACTACGACGGATGCCTCGTATCTGTAGTCTCCTCTCAGCCATTGCTGACTTTTGTAAAATCTTGAACTTTTTGTAAATTTCCGAGCATAATGAGATGACTTTTTGCTGACTTTTTGTAAATTTTGTAGTTGGTCTAAAATGACGAGAAAAGTCATCTAGTGTATATGAGGAGAAGAGTTCAAACTTAAAAGGGCCTGGTAGACTTCAAACTTACGGCTACTAAGTCCCCTGGGTGAGGTTTGTTGATAAGGTTAAGAAGCAGCTTAACGTAAGCATTTCGTGAATGAGAACAATGCGGAACGTTGGGCCCAATAACAAAAAAGACCAAAAGGTAATTGCTCTGTTGGGCCCACTTCCGTTTGgagttgtgtttggattgacgATTATTTCACCTTATTTACATCTTATTTACATATACTGATTTGCTTGCATtatcaatatattttttaatcacctttttatttcacatacatcatatcgaAAACAGTGCTACAGtactttttcacaaaattatctcaaataatttacaaccCAAACAACCGAGTATTTTACTAAAGAAAAACATAACCACACAAAAGATCCACTCCCAAACATATTAGTATTCTACGAGTAGACCAATTCACCAGATGTTGGCGCCATAATGGTTACACTTTCTATGTAGTATATAGGAATAGGACCTTTCCAAATTAAAGGAGGTAACTCAAATTGGGCTAATTGATTAGAATATTGGTGTATAAAAGAAAAGTCAGACACTTGCGGGTCTGACAGGGGCGTTGTATAAATCTATGGGTGCCGGGCCGTGTCAGCCCGGCACCTgacaccaaaaatttttttttttttttatagttgaCACGACACAGCCCGGCACCTGACAAAGTCTGCAAAAGCTGGCTGCCGGGCAgtcaaattgttaaaaaaaaaaattcggcaGGCTGAAAAAAAAAGCTGGCTGCCAGTGAAAttgtttagaaaaaaaaaatgcgaaACAAGGTACTAAACTATAGAGCCTTCTTTTTGTTGGGGAAGAAAGAGGAGGGGTTACAGGGGCACTGTTGGATATACGTAGAGGCGGTAGGGAGTTGGGAATGGAAGCTAAATTGCGGAGGAAAGAAAGCTCCTGTTAAGTGAAAAAAAGCTCAGCAATTTGTTAAGTGAAAAGAAGGCAGCTCCTGTGAAGCAAAAAAGctgaaccaaaagaaaaatttacgTACGATAACTGTTAGCCATTTAGTCCGGGtaatttaaatatttgaaataatacctatgctaataaaataaatatataaaattaatgtaATTAGCATAGCTTAATTTCGAAACTAGTGATATTAGTTTAATgcaattcatttttttgttaAGATAGTTGATAATTAGTTTACGTTATGTAGTATAcaattattttaattagtttagtggattaattagtttaattaattgaatgaattaaTTTTAAGAGGTATGATTAAATGAATTTAGATGTATTTGGCGAGGTTAATTAATTGAATGGATTAATTGAACGAATTTGTGCAATTGAGTTTTGATTAAGATAGCCATTTAGTCGGGGCAATTTAAGTATTTGAAATAATATCCATgctaataaaataaatacataaaattaATGTAATTCGCATAGCTTAATTTCGAAACTAGTGATATTAGTTTAATGCgattcactttatttgttaaGATAGTTGATAATTAGTTTACGTTTTTTAGTATacaattattttaattattttagtggattaattagtttaattaattgaatgaattaaTTTAAAGAGATTTGATTAAATGTATTTAATTAAGGTGTTGGGCTGACCCAGTCCGGCACctgacatcttttttttttaaaaaaaggcaCCTGATATCTTTTTTAAAAATAGGGAATCTGTCAGGTGCCAGTCTgatatcttttttttaaaaaaggaacATATCTGTTGTTTTTAAACctgtctgattttttttttttacacctaTATTCTAATCAATTAGCCACAGAAGAATGCATTTCTGACAATATTCTTCCATCCACGGAATTAAAGTGGAGGTAAGAATTAAACATTGGTTACATTTCTATGGTGGAAAAAGTTCACTTTTCTGCGCACAATAAGCAGAAGCAATGCAAATGTGGAGATGCATAAAGAAGTATATTGGACACTCGAAAAAACGAATTATGCATGGatgaaaaatattatatatattaaaattataataaaagtccttttaaaaatttattcattATTTAATGTTCAATACTTTATTTggtatattaaaataattaattaaatattctatTATATTATAAGTAACTATATAACGTTAAGTCGATTGAATAATATGTAAGCAGTTATTGTTTCACGACCTGCTAAAGTCTAATGGAGCATAGTTTTTTTGTCCAATCGTAcgtaaatttttcttttggttcagCTTTTTTGCTTCACGGGAGCTGCCAgacattttttgttttgtcCACAAGCCTGCCAAAAGGGGCAAATCTGAAGCAAAAAAGTGTGAAAAATTCACAAGAGCTACTTTGTCTGAATTGCATTGAAGCCTGccgattttatttttttaacaatttgacTGGCTGCCGGGCAGAGAGTGCCCGGCAGCCAGCTTTTGCAGTCTTTGTCAGGTGCCGGGCTGTGTCAGCCCGGCACCCATGTGtctttcataaaaaaaaaaaaaaatttttgtgtcAGGTGCCGGGCTGTGTGCCGGGCTGACACAGCCCGGCACCCATAGATATATACAGAACCCCTGTCAGACCCGTAAGTGtctgaatatttttttttccacctATATTCTAATCAATTAGCCCTCAAATTGAGGGCACAAAATAGAATATCAGAGGCTTTGGGGACCAGGATGTGATATGCCAGAAGTGAAAGACTACCACACAGAGAATTCACAATTCTCAAAAGCCCGCCACCTCCATTTTCAGCCTTCTCTCGGGTTGAAGTTGGGGAGTCTTGGGACCCCAAAAGACCAAAAGCCTTGGCATTTTGGACAACACAACCCAATGGAAACAGATGAAGCTCAGGGAATTACAGTACCCTTCCAGCTACAATTCGACAAACCCATTGCTTCTCAGGTCCACTTTCTTTCACTACACTTCACTATAAACCCACGGACACTTGCAAGTTTATTCCATTTTTTCCCCTACTTATTGTTCTGAGAAAAGATTGTATTTTTATCGAGCTTTTGTATAGATTAAAATTGCTGAATGGAACCCAGAAAAAGATTTGCTAGCCATGGTCACAGAGGACTCAAAACTCCTCCTCCATCGTTTTAATTGGCAGAGACTTTGGACCATTTCCCCCGGTATACATTTAAATCCCCACTTTTTATCTATTGATTTATTTATATCTTTTGCTTTTAACATTTTCATCTATCCACTTTCACTCTCCTTTTATGTACTAAGTTGGGGCCTAAAAGATTATGCGCGAATAAATTTCGCCAAAGTTGTTGTTGGAATTTCCCAGTTATGGATTTTTTAAATGCACTGTTAGTTCAAGTTATAAACTTAAAATTAAGCGAGTTAGCGTCAGTTTAAATTTTCGAACTTTAGGCTTTTCAAGGTGGATCAGTTGACTAATTGTATGACGAACTACATTACTTTGGGCCGTTAGACTGATTTAATGTTCATTTCTTGGAAATGAATGATAAGTGTTCGATAGAATGTCTGGTAGTAGCCTGCTTTTACTTGTCCCTTTTTGCTTGAGATGTTCAAGAAATTATGTCGTATCTAATAGTGTAATTGTTAGGTATAATGTGGTAAGGAATCTAACATTTTTCTTTCTGAAGCTTATATGAAAAGGagctgtttttgtttttgaggAACCCCAACATTAGATGGGACAAATAATTTGGAATTTTGAGTTAAATATACTGATTATTATTTCAAAGCTTGTAGTGGAATAAGAACTTTCTTCATCTTATGTAGAGAGGTGCATCACATCCTTGTGTTGGCGTCCCGATGGTAAAGCAGTTGCAATTGGCTTTGAAGACGGAACAGTGTCATTGCATGATGTGGAGGTGAGTTAGTTtgaattttgacatttttttttttgggaaagaTCATCCAGTTGAAGATATCAATTGTGATTAGATTGCTTCCCGATGTAAAACCTTATCTACTAGGATTTATACCTACTTGACTGAACTTCATATAGTTTTGAAATCCTGGATCAGACgagatattaattttctatgGTTTAATTTGTCCCAAAAGTATGAAACAAGCAGGACTTGGTTTGATTGAGGTAGAATCCCCTCCTTCAGATAACTAAGTCTATCAACTATCATGAATAGAAGAATTGTAAACATCATTCTTTTACTGTGGATTCAGAAATTACCCTGAGGCTAAAAGTGAAGGTTCCATAATAGACCACAAATTTATTACATCAATAAGTTGTTTGTAATTTTACCTGGTTATGAAAACACAATCATcttctacacttgaaactttgTAGGTACATATTTTTGTAGATATAAGTCAAGCATTTTAAAATATATCAGACCTGGGCTGAACCAAATTTGTGGCTTTCCAAAAAGGGGTTATTAGGTTTTTTAACATCTCTTTAAGAAGCATTGCAAGAATTTACTTTTGGGGAGTCGTGGATGTTTCAATTAGTTTAGTATAGTACTCTAAGCTACAATTAGCAGATATCTCTCTTCTGTGTTAGAGGTAAGAGAAGGAATTCGGGCTCTTGTGACCGGAAGTGAGAGAACTTAATTCTTGTTAGGGTTCATGAGATTAGTCCATATTGGATTACAAATCCTGTTACTCGATATTTGCTTTGTTCTTGAACATGGAACCAATAATTATACTCAAAGATTTTGTTCCCTGTTATTGGGGTAAAATAATGCCATGCCTGAGCATTATTTGTCCTAAGATAGCTAGTGAGTTGGTAGATTTTGACATTGACTTATTTGTTCCAAAATGGGACATATATTTCTCTATTTAAATTTATTCTAAAACAACCCCCCTGAAATATGCAGAACCTTCATTTCTAGGAAATATGGTGAATTAGGTAATGCATATTCAATATTAAATACTTATTTGCAAATGAATAGGAATTTCAGTATGTGTAGTTGCATGATTTCAAATGCCAGGATAATCAAGTTCACCTAGTCTTATTCATGAATAGAATTATATGTAGATTTTCTAGAACAATCAAGTGGATGCCTTCTTACAGATGGTTCTTCCCACTGGTTACACCCTATACATGGCTCTAGCATAAGTTAGGACCATTTTATGTTATGTGTTGTTTACCTTCTGAAAGACAattcagttttttcttttttttcccccctctcAAGTTTGAGGAATTATTAACACCATTTCAtgttgaaaagaaaaagcacGGAGTTGTTGAAACATTATGGTTGCGTTTGAATATGGAGAAAATGGGTCCTGGCAAAAGCCTATGGAAGCGAAATTTGATTATAGTGTAAATGGTCTGGAATCATCAGACCATAGCTGTCAAAGGCTTAGTTTATAGAATAATTATCCTTGTGATGAAAATTTATTGCCTTTACTGCTCTCTCTGACATTTTAGCATGCACATACGCTTTGCAAGTCTAATGTAATCTGTTGTAACTATCTTTCTCATGGACATCTCTTGCTTCTTGCTTGCTGTGTAAAGCATATTATTCTTCTTTTCTGTGGATATCATGTACTTAAGTTATCCATTTTGTATTTCTACACTaataccgaattgaatttgATATTTTGGTGATTTATGTTTACACATGAGCCTTTTTCATATACATCTGTCCTATAATGATACAGCAGTTAGTTATCAGATTATGTTAACACTATTACCTTGTTTCACTCAATTGATTTGTTATTTGGAATAGGGTCGAATCTAGTCATCTCTACCCTGTTCTTAGAATTGTTTTGAATTTAGTCTTCTCTACCTGTTCTACATATCATGGTGTATGCTCTATCTTTAACTTTATCATGTTCTGTTCTTTATGCATGTCATTTTGCTTGGGATGCATGTTACTGGAACCAGAATGGAAAGTTGTTGCGGAGCATAAAACCACATACAGTCGCTGTCGTGTGCCTCAACTGGGAGGAGGATGGACAAACTATTGCAGTATGGTTTCTTTTTTGACCTTTTCTCTTTCTGTTTTCTTGTCAAGTTAATGGCATACTTTCATTGTATACTGAACGCAATTAACCCCAGGTCTATTCATATAATAGCCACTTTTAATGCTGATCACTTGGCATTCCATTCCAAAACGATTGTGTTATTCATTGTTGTTATTGACATGTTCTAAACTAATTAAACTTCACCTGTGTGTTAAAGAAAAACTTCTTTaaggaaacttgtttctttATTGTGCAACGAGGTCTGGCCTACTTAAGATTTCTTttatttgcatgtttttccaGAAACATTACAGCATCATCAGTGGTTAACACATACTGACATACTGAAtcagatgattttttttttttttttggggagctATAACTTCTCATGTAATAACAATACCTTTAGACCACAAGTCAAATCCTGTATGACTGCTGAGTACGGAGGGCTATCGATGCCGCACATGTAGGTGCAGAAAGAGAAGTTTACCCCTTTCCTTGAGCATCTGTATGACAATGATCCTGTTGACTCTCCTAAGTTGcatattgttggaaaaaaattgaattgcTGATATATATACATTAGGTTATGAATGGATAGCTTACTGTCTTATAAAAGAAATAATCCTTCTTTAATGTTATTAGcaccaaaaaataatttttgagcAAAAACAACAGGAAAGCATTATAAGATGTATCTTCCAATAAAAGCTTAAAAAATTTGAGTCTTAGCTTTTCTTGAGCAAAACATTCTTCTGCTGCCGGGCTCCTAAATGAATTGCTAGGAACAGTGAGAATCTTTGTCACATGGTACTTTTTAACGAGATTAATTTCTCCAAAGAGTGATATGTTGTGATTCATCCTTTGTTGTTGCCAATTGGCAGACATTCTGTTGCCTGTTTTCCATGTTAAGACTGGTCGTGGACTAAGGATATGCGGCATCAAATCAATGATACGTGTTAGCATTATTCAATTTAATGTGTAGCTACTTCACTCTGGATGTTGATTTcatatttcttcatttttctgcaaATTATTGACGACTAATGCAATTTACTAAAGCTTGTATTATATCATTGTCAATCTATTGAAGAGCAAGCTTATCTTCTATGGGTTCACCATTTTTATCTGATTCACCTGCACTTGAACTATGGTAGTTCAATGAAAAAAAGTGGTATAACTTCGATGAAGCTTACTGACTCAATGATATGGAATATACTTTAATTCTGGACTTGATGAAAACACTTGATGTTGTGTTTTACAAGTGGTACGTGACAATAGTGATGTTCATGTATAAAATATGGGTTTGTTAACTCAATGCTGTGACAGTATTTAACAAGCTATCTTTGCATCTCAAGTTATGTAGACATGCATTGTCAATCTATATTTTCTGAAAATTGCTAGGTTGAGCGTTCCTTTCTTTGAAGTCTTGTATGTATCTCATTTAGATTTTCATGTTATTGTATCAGTTGGCTTTTTAAGAATAAATTCCTACGTACTGTGTTTAAATGCTTTATAATTTATTCCCTTTGTTTTCGTTCTCGTCTGGCCTATTTTATTCACAAATATATTTGTCATTCATACTGTCTTGGCTCTACATGAGTCCACCTCTGTACCTTTTTTTATTCCTTCTTTCTTTAAGGGACTAATTTTGTTCTCATTCTTCTACAACTTTGTTATTCTCTTAATAACTGGTATTAGGATGGTAGCAATACCATTTCAACTTATGAGGACCGCACTTCCCGTTTCTTTCCTCCTCCCCCAAGAGCTCCTAGGATGCCTGGAGTAGTTCCTGGAGACAGTGGCTTCACGGATGATAGTGAGGATTCATTCCAGGATCTATCAAACATGTCGTGCCGACGTTTTAACATCTTATGCAGTGGGGACAAAGATGGAAACCTTTGTTTTAGTATTTTTGGCATATTCCCAATAGGAAAGATTGTGAGTTTATTCATCCGATGActgatattatatatatatatatatatatgtagtgAATACACTAGAAATGTTtcatctatttatttattcggacaagttatttttaagaaacttacattttttttgttttttatatgTTTTTACTCGATATTACACCCAAGAACATCCATTGCTTCAGTCTTTGCAGTCAAATTCAGCACAGCCAAGTTAATTGTTGTCTGCAGAATGCTTCTATTCATAAGGTAGGATTACTTTGTCATTTAGCATCTTCTTTGTTGCATTCTTATAGATGTATGCATTTCATAGTGGTTCTTGATATAGTTATGTGCATCAAAGCATGGTATTTGATTTACCTGAATTATTCATCCATATTTTGCCAATTCAAGTTTGAAATTCTTGTACAGTCGTCCAAAAGCAGAACTTTAAGAGGGCTCTTGAAATAGTGCATATACAACTCAGGAACTAACAAGATTTTTGTGGTAGCAAAAGTGCGCGAAGTGTCCCATGATGTCTTCTTTCCTTTC contains:
- the LOC113763100 gene encoding eukaryotic translation initiation factor 3 subunit J-like — translated: MDWEDEPIPDILIKEQPKTKSLWDDEDVDDNDVKESWEDEDEPAAAPIVEPPAAKVPKKPTAKSGEQKEKKGKAAEVAKEEPLDPVEEKLRQQRLVEEADYKSTTELFGKRGDEKTLDNFIPKSEGDFAEYAELISHKLRPYEKSYHYIGLLKAVMRLSMTSLKGADAKDVASSVTAIANEKIKAEKEANAGKKKTGGAKKKQLHVDKDEDVAVVDAYDGFDDYDFM